In a genomic window of Fundulus heteroclitus isolate FHET01 unplaced genomic scaffold, MU-UCD_Fhet_4.1 scaffold_510, whole genome shotgun sequence:
- the LOC118560918 gene encoding uncharacterized protein LOC118560918, which translates to MSHTNRPGKASEQTLGQTVFNRTENDNKPALSIQDTLFLKIMDNAMYRDEDNSWVAPLPFKEPRQQLPNNREQAVSRFSSLKRNLNKKPDMQGQYLAFMEKIFSNGHAEVAPPVKQGEECWYLPTFGVYHPKKPNQIRIVFDSSAQYTGVSLNNVLLTGPDLNNTLIGVLLRFRTESIAVMADIQQMFHCFMVREDHRNFLRFLWHKDNDVNKEVIDYRMKVHVFGNSPSPAVAVYGLRKAIKAGAKEYGADTVNFVERHFYVDDGLISLPSPAEAIDLLQRTQASLAESNLRLHKFASNSQTVMQAFCPEDCAPVIKDLDLGGEETQSQRSLGLIWEITTDTFTYSVATTNKPFTRRGVLSSVNSVFDPLGLLAPVTIQGRALLRELTSENSDWDSPLPVDKQSKWETWRNSLQDLKDLHVPRTYTSTSLSQATHKELCLFSDASTKAIGAVAYLKAVQTDGKVEVGFIMGKAKLAPLSEPTIPRLELCAAVLAVEMADLIQDELHLQFDIVRFYTDSKVVLGYICNESKRFYTYVHNRVQRIRQSSKPGQWYYVRTEENPADHASRSLPTAQLTKSTWFTGPSFIHRSPVETTHESEIFELIEPDKDSEIRPQVKTYATHLQVLSSKRFERFSTFKSLVGAIANLVHIAKSFNGTNPNSVCKGWHKCHLPRTPEEIAQAKNVILKETQKAHFQKELSALNSGKSVSKQSPLQKLSPVLQNGLITVGGRLKHSEIENFEKSPVILPKDSHISLLLTRHHHELVKHQGRHLTEGAIRAAGLWLIGGKRLVNSVIHKCIICRKLRGKQEQQRMADLPPERLKTCPPFTYVGLDVFGPWIITTRRTRGGQAESKRWAIMFTCMSSRAVHIEVIESLDTSSCINALRRFFALRGPAKQLLSDRGTNFIGASKELGMDKSMQKYISDQGCTWEFNPPHASHMGGSWERMIGIARRILDSMLLQNKLQLTHEVLSTFMAEITAIINARPLLPVSSDPENPFILSPSTLLTQKSCLLPPPGDFLDKHLYTKQWRQVQALSNQFWTRWRREYLPTLQQRQKWTVSRRNLQVGDLVLLKDKQVTRNSWPMARVTATFPGKDNRVRKIEVKAWDQGCVKTFLRPVTEVILLMPKD; encoded by the coding sequence CACCTCCAGTAAAACAGGGAGAGGAGTGTTGGTATCTCCCAACATTCGGAGTCTACCACCCAAAAAAGCCCAATCAGATCAGGATTGTTTTTGATTCTAGTGCCCAGTACACCGGTGTCTCACTCAACAATGTTCTCCTCACTGGTCCCGATCTAAACAACACGCTCATTGGAGTCCTTCTCCGCTTCAGGACAGAGAGCATCGCTGTCATGGCAGATATACAGCAAATGTTCCACTGCTTTATGGTGCGTGAGGACCACCGTAACTTCCTCCGTTTTCTGTGGCATAAGGACAATGATGTAAACAAGGAAGTTATTGACTATCGTATGAAAGTTCACGTATTTGGCAACTCACCATCTCCCGCAGTTGCTGTTTACGGACTACGCAAAGCCATTAAAGCAGGTGCAAAGGAATATGGTGCTGACACAGTCAACTTTGTGGAGAGGCACTTTTATGTAGATGATGGCTTGATCTCTCTGCCCTCTCCTGCTGAGGCTATAGACTTGCTCCAAAGAACACAAGCCTCACTCGCAGAATCCAATCTGCGCCTGCATAAGTTTGCGTCTAACTCACAGACAGTCATGCAGGCCTTTTGCCCCGAAGATTGTGCACCAGTCATTAAAGACCTAGATTTAGGTGGTGAAGAAACACAATCTCAGCGAAGCCTTGGCCTCATCTGGGAAATAACAACGGACACGTTCACTTACTCAGTAGCTACAACAAACAAACCGTTCACTCGGCGTGGCGTACTGTCGTCTGTTAATAGTGTCTTTGATCCTCTGGGCCTATTAGCTCCTGTCACAATCCAAGGAAGAGCTCTACTCAGAGAACTCACTTCAGAAAATTCAGATTGGGACTCACCCCTTCCAGTGGACAAACAAAGTAAGTGGGAAACATGGAGAAATTCCCTTCAGGACCTAAAGGATCTACATGTCCCTAGGACATACACATCTACCTCACTCAGTCAAGCAACACACAAAGAACTATGCCTATTCTCAGACGCATCAACTAAGGCGATAGGAGCCGTAGCCTACTTGAAAGCAGTTCAAACAGACGGCAAAGTTGAGGTTGGATTCATAATGGGCAAAGCAAAGCTAGCTCCCTTGTCAGAACCTACTATTCCGAGACTAGAACTGTGCGCAGCCGTCTTGGCAGTAGAAATGGCTGATCTAATTCAGGATGAGTTACATCTACAGTTCGATATAGTACGCTTTTATACAGACAGTAAGGTAGTACTAGGCTACATCTGCAACGAGTCAAAAAGATTCTACACATATGTCCACAACAGAGTACAGCGCATTCGCCAGTCTTCAAAGCCAGGGCAGTGGTATTATGTGCGTACAGAGGAAAACCCAGCAGACCATGCGTCACGGTCCTTGCCAACAGCTCAACTCACAAAGTCCACATGGTTCACCGGACCATCCTTCATACACCGTTCTCCTGTGGAAACAACACATGAAAGCGAAATATTTGAGCTGATTGAACCAGACAAAGACTCTGAAATCAGGCCACAAGTCAAAACTTATGCCACTCATCTCCAAGTACTAAGCAGTAAACGCTTTGAGAGGTTTTCTACCTTCAAGTCTTTAGTCGGAGCAATAGCAAATCTTGTCCACATTGCAAAATCCTTCAATGGCACTAACCCAAACAGCGTATGCAAAGGCTGGCACAAATGCCACCTCCCACGTACTCCAGAGGAAATAGCTCAAGCAAAAAACGTTATCCTCAAAGAGACACAAAAGGCTCACTTTCAAAAGGAACTTTCTGCTCTTAACTCTGGAAAGTCAGTCTCAAAACAGAGCCCCCTACAAAAGCTCAGCCCAGTCTTACAGAACGGTCTCATTACCGTTGGAGGCAGACTCAAACACTCCGAAATCGAGAACTTTGAAAAAAGCCCAGTAATTCTCCCTAAGGACAGTCACATCTCCCTTCTGCTCACTCGTCACCACCACGAGTTGGTGAAGCACCAAGGCCGTCATCTGACGGAAGGAGCAATCAGGGCTGCAGGATTGTGGCTCATTGGTGGCAAAAGACTAGTAAACTCAGTAATCCACAAATGCATAATCTGCCGCAAGCTACGTGGAAAACAGGAACAACAACGCATGGCAGACCTACCACCCGAACGCCTCAAAACATGTCCTCCTTTCACCTACGTCGGCCTTGATGTTTTCGGGCCTTGGATTATAACAACAAGGCGTACCAGGGGCGGACAAGCCGAAAGCAAGCGTTGGGCTATCATGTTTACCTGCATGAGTTCGAGAGCTGTGCATATTGAAGTAATCGAATCTCTAGACACATCCAGCTGCATTAACGCCCTCCGCCGTTTCTTTGCACTAAGAGGCCCCGCCAAACAGCTGCTATCCGATCGCGGCACCAATTTCATTGGAGCTTCAAAAGAACTAGGAATGGACAAatcaatgcaaaaatatatatcagaTCAAGGTTGTACCTGGGAATTCAATCCGCCACATGCTTCCCACATGGGAGGCTCTTGGGAGCGCATGATCGGCATTGCCCGCAGAATCCTGGACTCGATGCTACTTCAAAACAAGTTGCAACTGACTCACGAAGTGTTATCTACATTCATGGCCGAAATCACAGCCATCATAAATGCAAGGCCACTCCTCCCAGTTTCCTCTGATCCAGAGAACCCCTTTATCCTATCTCCCTCAACGCTCCTTACACAGAAATCTTGCCTTTTACCACCCCCTGGAGACTTCCTGGACAAACACCTTTACACCAAACAATGGAGGCAGGTCCAAGCTCTTTCAAATCAGTTTTGGACCCGCTGGAGGCGAGAGTATTTGCCCACACTGCAACAAAGACAGAAATGGACTGTATCCCGCAGAAACCTCCAAGTCGGTGATCTAGTTCTGCTTAAGGACAAGCAGGTCACACGGAACAGCTGGCCCATGGCAAGAGTCACTGCCACTTTCCCAGGCAAAGACAATCGAGTAAGGAAGATCGAGGTGAAGGCATGGGACCAAGGCTGTGTAAAGACCTTTTTGCGACCGGTTACCGAGGTTATTCTTCTCATGCCAAAGGACTGA